A genomic region of Cannabis sativa cultivar Pink pepper isolate KNU-18-1 chromosome 1, ASM2916894v1, whole genome shotgun sequence contains the following coding sequences:
- the LOC115705686 gene encoding probable chlorophyll(ide) b reductase NYC1, chloroplastic — translation MAAAAAAVAVTRLHICPHGLNLDLFNSKAHFRTGPTILIGPGFSGSVRPVRRGFGLKKCRAYRNESDDGGDAEEKERESARKCGKVKENLKLNKGSGFWSCLKYAVTAGFGSGSRNNDEYGKAVAKCEEVFSSIAVQIGRYIVTMMSTGVILGVGFQLSGGDSQMHTLIWYSWLGGIIIGTMIGANMVLEEHCRAGPRNVVITGSTRGLGKALAREFLLSGDRVVIASRSPESVVATVRELEENLREGLLSAGGSSRTNLRHAKVVGIACDVCNPDDVQKLGNFAAKELGYIDIWINNAGTNKGFRPLLQFTDEDIKQIVSTNLVGSLLCTREAMGLMGNQVKGGHIFNMDGAGSGGSSTPLTAVYGSTKCGLRQLQASLLKESRRSKVGVHTASPGMVLTDLLLSGSTIQNKQMFNIICELPETVARTLVPRMRVVKGSGKAINYLTPPRILLALVTIWLRQGRWFDEQGRALYATEADRIRNWAENRTRFSFTDAMEMYTEGTWLSVFSLSVVCAFIILSSTSSNFPGT, via the exons ATGGCCGCCGCCGCTGCTGCTGTTGCTGTTACAAGGCTTCACATATGCCCACATGGGTTAAACTTAGACCTGTTCAATTCCAAGGCTCACTTCCGAACGGGACCGACCATCCTGATTGGACCCGGTTTTAGCGGGTCAGTGCGCCCTGTCCGTCGTGGGTTTGGCTTGAAAAAGTGCAGGGCTTATAGGAACGAGAGTGACGATGGAGGGGACgcggaagagaaagagagagaaagtgcgAGAAAGTGTGGGAAAGTGAAGGAAAATCTGAAATTGAACAAAGGAAGTGGGTTTTGGAGTTGCTTGAAGTACGCTGTCACGGCTGGTTTTGGCTCAGGTTCAAGAAACAATGATGAGTACGGCAAGGCTGTGGCCAAGTGTGAGGAAGTCTTTTCCTCC ATTGCCGTCCAAATTGGAAGATATATTGTGACCATGATGAGTACTGGAGTTATACTAGGCGTTGGATTTCAGTTATCAG GTGGTGACAGCCAAATGCACACCTTAATCTGGTATAGCTGGCTTGGAGGGATTATCATTGGGACTATGATTGGAGCTAACATGGTTTTAGAGGAACACTGTCGTGCTGGTCCCCGTAATGTTGTCATAACCGGAAG TACACGGGGACTTGGGAAGGCTCTTGCTCGTGAATTTCTTCTTTCGGGAGATAGAGTGGTTATCGCTTCTCGCAG CCCTGAGTCTGTAGTCGCAACTGTGAGAGAGCTCGAGGAAAACTTGAGGGAAGGTCTACTCTCTGCAGGTGGCTCATCCAGGACAAACCTTAGACATGCTAAAGTTGTTGGCATAGCATGTGATGTTTGTAACCCTGATGATGTACAGAAATTGGGGAATTTCGCTGCCAAAGAACTTGGTTACATTGATATTTGG ATAAATAATGCTGGCACAAACAAGGGATTTAGACCCTTGCTGCAATTCACTGATGAAGACATTAAGCAG ATTGTCTCAACAAACCTGGTTGGTTCACTCCTTTGCACTCGAGAAGCCATGGGTTTAATGGGAAACCAAGTGAAGGGAGGGCACATATTCAATATGGATGGGGCAGGTTCTGGGGGATCAAGTACCCCTTTGACTGCTGT CTATGGATCAACAAAATGTGGCCTAAGGCAGCTTCAAGCATCACTTCTGAAGGAGTCAAGGCGATCCAAAGTCGGAGTCCACACAGCATCTCCAGGAATGGTTCTTACAGATCTACTTTTGAG TGGTTCCACCATACAAAATAAGCAAATGTTCAACATCATATGTGAGCTCCCTGAAACTGTTGCTAGAACATTAGTTCCACGAATGCGGGTTGTAAAAGGAAGTGGGAAAGCCATAAACTACTTGACCCCACCTAGAATCTTACTTGCTTTAGTTACCATATGGCTGCGACAAGGGCGCTGGTTTGATGAACAG GGGAGAGCATTGTATGCTACAGAGGCAGACCGAATCCGTAACTGGGCTGAAAACCGCACTCGATTTTCTTTCACTGATGCAATGGAGATGTACACCGAGGGCACTTGGCTATCTGTATTCTCACTCTCTGTCGTATGCGCCTTCATAATTCTTTCCAGCACAAGCAGTAACTTCCCTGGCACTTGA